A genomic window from Acinetobacter lwoffii includes:
- a CDS encoding family 6 glucosyltransferase: MYNKTKVAILYIATGRYIKFWDFFYKSAEQNLLLNSSKHYFVFTDCKELLESDIEENITYIKQPKLGWPYDTLMRFNIFLTQKNQLKKFDYIFFFNANTEIVKTITEEDLLPLNSAENLVLTHQPHAFHKNKKQFTYDRNPLSNAYIPLSQGKHYFTGALNGGKSVNFLEMCEHLNRKTKEDLDQNIIALWHDESHLNKYALDRTDVKILPPYFTRGEKEYWKKESKVMFSDKSHYRFGGHAFLRGETDQYIDQIEWKKLNGKPKKRISFRLKQYIKSFFI; encoded by the coding sequence ATGTACAACAAAACTAAAGTGGCTATTCTATACATTGCAACTGGTCGATATATCAAGTTCTGGGATTTTTTTTATAAATCAGCTGAGCAAAATCTTTTATTAAATAGTTCAAAACATTATTTTGTATTTACAGACTGCAAAGAATTATTAGAAAGTGATATTGAAGAAAATATTACTTATATTAAGCAACCAAAATTAGGTTGGCCGTATGACACCTTAATGAGATTTAATATCTTTTTAACCCAAAAGAATCAATTAAAAAAATTTGATTATATTTTCTTCTTCAATGCAAATACTGAAATTGTTAAAACTATTACAGAAGAAGATCTACTTCCATTAAACAGTGCTGAAAATTTAGTTTTAACTCATCAGCCTCATGCATTCCATAAAAATAAAAAGCAATTTACATATGATAGAAATCCACTTTCAAATGCATATATTCCACTTTCTCAGGGTAAACACTACTTTACAGGGGCATTAAACGGTGGGAAATCAGTAAATTTTCTTGAGATGTGTGAACATTTAAATCGTAAGACCAAAGAGGACTTAGATCAGAATATTATTGCTCTATGGCATGATGAAAGTCATCTAAATAAATATGCTCTTGATAGAACAGATGTTAAAATACTGCCGCCATATTTTACTCGTGGTGAGAAAGAATATTGGAAGAAAGAGTCGAAAGTCATGTTTTCTGATAAATCACATTATCGATTTGGTGGACATGCTTTTCTTCGTGGGGAAACAGATCAATATATTGATCAAATTGAATGGAAAAAATTAAATGGTAAACCCAAAAAAAGAATTTCATTTAGACTCAAACAATATATCAAAAGTTTTTTCATCTAA
- the znuD gene encoding zinc piracy TonB-dependent receptor ZnuD: protein MSFPKNLITLSIFAVVAPTVFAEQSSSSIPVQTMDTIQVQAHPLVQTAADFAVADQVVDQKALSERATTIGDALADELGVYSNQYGSGSSRPVIRGQDGPRVKVLQHASETADVSTLSPDHAVTVDPILAKQVEVIRGPSTLLYGAGTVGGLVNVTDQKIPTQMPEDGLEGTVGLRYNSGSDEKLASAGVTAGIGENFALRVEGSKRKANDYIAPDYFHEHDDELEKERRVGNTFAEGQTVNIGGSWIHDRGFVGLSYSNRQDQYGLPGHSHEYHGCVLHGDHFHGCPTPDPDAPAHEEHGGPWVDLKSERYEVRTELEQPFAGVEKLRAHASITDYEHNELEESEVISNFKSKGYDGRLELVHVPVAGWEGVIGTQISQQKINLAASEHDHHEDGDEDDEEHHVHSSGVVMPDTKTDKFSLFALEHKQLGDVHVELGARVDHQKVKVDSDQKDYSGTGVSASAAANWEFAPDYKLSVVGSHQQRLPLAQELYADGLHFATNTYELGNPDLDKETSNNLELGLHYEGDKLDYRVHVYHNWFDDYIYGETVAQKGNLRGVQYTQDKARFYGTEAQAGYQINDMYKLSVFGDYVRGKIEGENAPRVPAGRLGTKVEADFADGWSGLAEYYHVFNQDKIASYEDETQGYNMVNVGLSYANSIADNNAYRVYFKANNLLDDQVYSHTSFLSNIPQVGRNFTVGVQYDF from the coding sequence ATGTCCTTCCCTAAGAATCTAATAACATTGTCAATTTTTGCTGTAGTTGCGCCTACAGTATTTGCAGAGCAATCCTCATCTTCTATCCCGGTTCAGACCATGGACACTATTCAGGTGCAAGCTCATCCATTGGTGCAGACTGCGGCGGATTTCGCGGTTGCAGATCAGGTCGTGGATCAGAAAGCGCTGTCTGAACGTGCTACCACCATTGGGGATGCCTTGGCAGATGAGCTGGGTGTTTATTCTAATCAATATGGTTCAGGCTCAAGCCGTCCTGTGATTCGTGGTCAAGATGGTCCACGTGTGAAAGTGTTGCAGCATGCTTCTGAAACAGCGGATGTATCCACTTTGTCTCCTGACCATGCAGTAACCGTTGATCCGATTCTGGCGAAACAGGTCGAAGTGATTCGTGGTCCATCTACATTACTTTATGGTGCCGGTACAGTCGGTGGTCTGGTGAATGTCACTGATCAAAAAATTCCGACCCAGATGCCTGAAGATGGTTTGGAAGGTACAGTCGGCCTGCGTTATAACTCAGGCAGTGATGAAAAACTGGCAAGTGCTGGTGTGACAGCGGGTATTGGTGAAAACTTTGCTTTGCGTGTAGAAGGCTCAAAACGTAAAGCCAATGATTATATTGCACCGGATTATTTTCATGAGCATGATGACGAATTAGAAAAAGAACGTCGTGTGGGCAATACTTTTGCTGAAGGGCAAACAGTCAATATTGGCGGATCATGGATTCATGATCGTGGTTTTGTCGGTCTGTCTTATAGCAACCGTCAGGATCAGTATGGCTTACCAGGGCATAGTCATGAATATCATGGTTGTGTTTTACATGGTGATCATTTTCATGGTTGTCCAACACCTGACCCAGATGCACCAGCCCATGAAGAGCATGGTGGACCATGGGTAGATTTAAAATCTGAACGCTATGAAGTACGCACCGAACTGGAACAGCCTTTTGCCGGTGTTGAAAAACTACGTGCACATGCCAGCATTACCGATTATGAACACAATGAACTTGAAGAAAGTGAAGTCATTAGTAACTTTAAAAGCAAAGGTTATGACGGCCGTTTAGAGTTGGTGCATGTGCCAGTTGCAGGCTGGGAAGGGGTGATTGGAACCCAGATTTCACAGCAAAAAATTAATCTTGCCGCATCAGAGCATGACCATCATGAAGATGGCGATGAGGACGATGAAGAACATCATGTTCATAGTTCAGGTGTCGTGATGCCGGACACAAAAACTGACAAATTCAGTCTTTTTGCTTTAGAGCATAAGCAACTTGGCGATGTGCATGTTGAACTTGGTGCGCGTGTCGATCATCAAAAAGTGAAAGTAGATTCGGATCAGAAAGATTATTCGGGGACTGGTGTCTCTGCATCCGCTGCTGCCAACTGGGAATTTGCACCGGACTACAAACTTTCTGTAGTGGGATCACATCAGCAGCGTTTGCCTTTAGCTCAAGAACTCTATGCTGATGGCTTGCATTTTGCGACCAATACCTATGAACTAGGTAATCCTGATCTCGATAAAGAAACTTCAAATAATCTCGAGTTAGGTCTGCATTATGAAGGGGATAAACTGGATTACCGTGTGCATGTCTATCACAACTGGTTTGATGATTATATCTATGGCGAAACGGTAGCGCAAAAAGGTAATTTACGTGGCGTGCAATATACCCAGGACAAAGCCAGATTCTATGGTACAGAAGCACAAGCCGGGTATCAGATCAATGATATGTATAAGCTCAGCGTCTTTGGGGACTATGTACGTGGCAAGATTGAAGGCGAAAATGCACCACGTGTACCTGCAGGTCGCTTAGGCACCAAAGTAGAAGCAGACTTTGCCGATGGCTGGTCAGGTTTGGCTGAGTATTATCATGTCTTTAATCAGGACAAAATCGCCAGCTATGAAGATGAAACCCAAGGCTACAATATGGTGAATGTTGGCCTGAGTTATGCCAATAGCATTGCAGATAACAATGCTTATCGAGTTTATTTCAAGGCCAATAACCTGCTCGATGATCAGGTGTATTCACATACTTCCTTCCTGTCGAATATTCCGCAGGTGGGTCGCAACTTTACTGTCGGCGTGCAGTATGATTTCTAA
- a CDS encoding glycosyltransferase family 25 protein, translating to MKNIVISLKTAKARREHIEKEFGKQNIGFEFFDALVPDLAKPLAEKMQLNVEDEYLTGGELACFMSHVSVWQKMVDEQLPYVAIFEDDVFLGERAFEIFNSSSWIQEDWHIIKTEAFSEKVLLAKEVYRINDTNRQIARLTGKNLGTAGYILSLKGAMAYLNYIKQSSLSPLDEMMFRDFIHAKHCDVYQMSPASCIQEMMLYPEKKTVLSSDLIDERKARMKKYKKKGWMKVEKEISRIINQVKYYFLGKVVSFK from the coding sequence ATGAAAAATATTGTAATTAGCCTGAAGACGGCAAAAGCACGCCGTGAACATATTGAAAAAGAATTTGGTAAACAGAATATTGGTTTTGAATTTTTTGATGCTCTGGTCCCTGATTTAGCAAAGCCACTTGCAGAGAAAATGCAATTAAATGTTGAGGATGAATACTTAACAGGTGGGGAGTTGGCTTGCTTTATGAGTCATGTGTCAGTTTGGCAAAAAATGGTCGATGAGCAGCTTCCATATGTTGCAATATTTGAAGATGATGTTTTTTTAGGGGAAAGAGCATTTGAAATCTTTAATTCATCTTCGTGGATTCAAGAAGATTGGCATATTATCAAAACGGAAGCATTTTCTGAAAAGGTTTTATTAGCTAAAGAAGTCTACAGAATCAACGATACAAACCGTCAGATTGCTCGTTTAACTGGAAAAAATTTAGGAACAGCGGGTTATATATTGTCACTTAAGGGTGCTATGGCTTATCTAAATTATATTAAACAATCATCTTTGAGTCCTTTAGATGAAATGATGTTTAGAGATTTTATTCATGCTAAGCACTGTGATGTTTATCAAATGTCACCTGCCAGTTGTATACAGGAAATGATGTTATATCCAGAGAAAAAAACTGTTCTGTCTAGTGATTTAATTGATGAACGTAAAGCCAGAATGAAGAAATATAAGAAAAAAGGTTGGATGAAAGTAGAGAAGGAAATTAGCCGAATTATCAATCAAGTTAAATATTATTTTTTAGGGAAAGTAGTTTCTTTTAAATAA
- a CDS encoding phospholipase D-like domain-containing protein: MRIFQRIHNKLNWSNRRYATLIISMLAVGYLASAIYHTYKPLPEGLNYTGKLRHAEVKFLADQTYLDAEGKQHLDHRIFNEMLKMIEEAKSLIVLDMFLFNQQTGASTQQHQALSQQLSDALISKRLLQPEVEIKFITDPINSVYGGIRSEQYRELRQHGIDVIETNLTPLRASNPSWSGFWYICCQGIGNNPETGWLPNPFGTEKITLRSYFDLFNFKANHRKTMVVDTDQGWKALVTSMNPHDGSSRHSNIGLLVWGSTAVDILKTELSVGMMSQANMPAIVAGDFQADSSQPQAQVLTEKAIYDAILNLIQTAKASEQIDLAMFYLSERKIIKSLIAAHERGVKVRILLDPNKDAFGREKNGIPNRQVASELHEAGINVRWCHTQGEQCHSKILMKRNAQQAEMILGSANFTVRNLKNYNLETNMRVVGQPQAEVFRDAQQYFEGAWSNLNGRSMSVDYTQYAENSFFKYWLYRFMEWSGWSTF; this comes from the coding sequence ATGCGTATCTTTCAACGAATTCACAATAAATTGAACTGGTCGAATCGCCGTTATGCGACTTTGATCATTAGTATGCTGGCTGTGGGTTATTTGGCTTCGGCAATCTACCACACGTATAAGCCTTTGCCGGAAGGTCTGAATTACACGGGCAAACTGCGTCATGCCGAAGTCAAGTTTCTGGCCGATCAGACTTATCTGGATGCCGAAGGAAAACAGCATTTAGATCATCGCATTTTTAATGAAATGCTGAAAATGATTGAAGAGGCCAAATCGCTGATTGTGCTGGATATGTTTTTATTTAATCAGCAAACCGGTGCATCTACGCAGCAGCATCAGGCATTGAGTCAACAACTGAGCGATGCTTTAATCAGTAAACGTCTGCTGCAGCCTGAGGTAGAAATCAAATTTATTACCGATCCGATCAATTCGGTCTATGGTGGAATTAGATCCGAGCAGTATCGGGAATTACGTCAGCACGGTATTGATGTGATTGAAACCAATCTGACGCCGTTGCGGGCTTCCAATCCAAGCTGGTCCGGCTTCTGGTATATCTGTTGCCAGGGCATTGGCAATAATCCGGAAACAGGCTGGTTGCCGAATCCATTTGGAACAGAAAAAATTACCCTGCGCAGTTATTTTGATTTGTTTAACTTTAAAGCCAATCATCGCAAAACTATGGTGGTGGATACCGATCAAGGCTGGAAAGCACTGGTCACATCCATGAATCCGCATGATGGCAGTTCACGGCATTCCAATATTGGTTTATTGGTCTGGGGGAGCACAGCTGTGGATATTTTGAAAACAGAACTGTCTGTGGGCATGATGTCACAAGCGAATATGCCAGCCATTGTCGCTGGGGATTTTCAGGCAGACAGTAGCCAGCCACAAGCTCAGGTGCTGACTGAAAAAGCCATTTATGATGCGATTCTGAATCTGATTCAGACCGCGAAAGCCAGTGAACAGATTGATCTGGCAATGTTTTATCTGTCTGAGCGAAAAATTATCAAAAGTCTGATAGCGGCCCATGAACGTGGTGTCAAAGTCCGGATTTTACTCGACCCAAATAAAGATGCCTTTGGCCGTGAAAAGAATGGAATTCCAAATCGGCAGGTGGCTTCAGAATTGCACGAAGCGGGTATAAATGTACGTTGGTGTCATACTCAGGGTGAGCAATGTCATAGCAAGATCCTAATGAAGCGCAATGCTCAGCAAGCTGAAATGATTTTAGGTTCGGCCAATTTTACGGTACGCAATTTGAAAAACTATAATCTGGAAACTAATATGCGCGTGGTGGGTCAGCCTCAGGCCGAAGTCTTCCGGGATGCCCAGCAATATTTTGAGGGTGCATGGTCAAATCTAAATGGCCGTTCGATGAGCGTAGATTACACTCAATATGCAGAAAACTCGTTCTTTAAATATTGGCTGTATCGTTTTATGGAATGGAGCGGCTGGTCGACGTTTTAA
- a CDS encoding RcnB family protein, whose protein sequence is MRIVLSSAIFAALLLGASAQTMADNAWVGYSGIDRSTPNYRSAPRSYDPPRQHYPQRSLPPRPHYPQRPPHWGYPPAQSQSGLNIQYQAPTTIYRNSNSYSWVNGDPNVARIESSRYTVITDWQRLGLPAPPRGSYWIYENGRYVLVPNR, encoded by the coding sequence ATGAGAATCGTACTATCGAGCGCAATATTCGCTGCTTTGCTATTGGGAGCTTCTGCACAGACGATGGCTGACAATGCCTGGGTGGGTTATAGCGGTATAGATCGATCCACACCGAATTATCGCAGCGCTCCACGATCTTATGATCCACCACGGCAGCATTATCCGCAACGTTCACTGCCACCAAGACCACATTACCCGCAACGACCACCACATTGGGGCTATCCACCTGCACAGAGTCAAAGTGGATTAAATATTCAGTATCAGGCACCGACCACTATTTATCGAAATTCGAATAGTTATAGCTGGGTCAATGGTGATCCGAATGTTGCCCGGATTGAAAGTTCGAGATATACGGTAATTACTGATTGGCAGCGTTTAGGACTACCAGCACCGCCACGTGGCAGCTACTGGATTTATGAAAACGGACGCTATGTGCTGGTGCCAAATCGTTAA
- a CDS encoding lysophospholipid acyltransferase family protein — protein sequence MYTLLKNFSKLPLRFIQNLAQLAGSLLYFSHSSARRVTEINLASAYPELSESERADLTKRSLKSQCMTYAESVKIWGSSPEYALSLIQDVHGKDIFLQALQNPQGCLAVVPHFGTWELLNVWVNQHTSPVIMYKPSKNQDVDRFMLEARQRLNATLVPTDDSGVRAVFKHLKQGGFSAILPDHVPKESGGIYSYFYGQNALSSTLLSKLAAKTQCSVVGLSCLRREDFSGYDIYVTKLSNDILSKDLQLSVDTLNKEMERMINVAPEQYLWGYKRFRKTLNKKKFY from the coding sequence ATGTACACCCTACTCAAAAATTTCTCCAAGCTTCCACTAAGATTCATTCAAAATCTTGCGCAACTGGCTGGATCTCTTTTGTATTTCAGCCATTCTTCTGCACGCCGAGTGACTGAGATTAATCTGGCCTCTGCTTATCCAGAACTTTCTGAATCTGAACGGGCTGATTTGACCAAACGCAGCCTGAAAAGTCAGTGCATGACTTATGCGGAATCAGTCAAGATTTGGGGATCATCTCCTGAATACGCGCTGTCTTTAATTCAGGATGTGCATGGCAAAGATATTTTCCTGCAAGCTTTGCAAAATCCTCAGGGCTGCTTGGCTGTAGTTCCACATTTTGGTACGTGGGAGCTATTAAATGTTTGGGTAAATCAACATACCTCCCCTGTGATTATGTATAAGCCCAGCAAGAATCAGGATGTTGACCGCTTTATGCTTGAAGCTCGGCAACGCCTGAATGCAACACTGGTCCCTACAGATGATTCTGGGGTACGTGCTGTGTTTAAGCATTTAAAACAGGGTGGTTTTTCTGCAATTTTGCCGGATCATGTTCCTAAAGAATCTGGTGGAATCTATTCTTATTTTTATGGTCAAAATGCGCTGTCCTCTACGCTTCTTTCCAAACTGGCAGCTAAAACACAATGTTCTGTAGTTGGGCTTAGTTGTTTAAGACGTGAAGATTTTTCCGGTTATGATATTTACGTGACTAAGTTATCAAATGATATTTTATCTAAAGATTTACAACTGTCAGTTGATACCTTAAATAAAGAAATGGAGCGCATGATTAATGTCGCTCCAGAACAATATTTGTGGGGGTATAAACGCTTTAGGAAGACATTAAATAAAAAAAAGTTTTATTGA
- a CDS encoding DUF4184 family protein, whose protein sequence is MPFTLSHAVLAPPISYLTGNRLPVAALAIGCMVPDLYRLFTSSNSNITHLWSSLIHPDLWIGLIFCMIWYGLYRPAIYRFIGIQHDLKIHNILAALKFILVMCLAVIIGTATHLIWDGLTHVDFRTFAFHNVLAQHFQLLGQSYPLHRILQIGTSVIVLPLILWMSLHYYKTHQQYLAVSVKIKSFAWGLLLFSIFTGLFSVWDYARYISTEVWQSDLYYFTGRSINEFSQGFLITFSLGCLLFLFLDREHRMD, encoded by the coding sequence ATGCCCTTTACCTTGTCGCATGCTGTGCTTGCTCCACCTATTTCATATTTGACTGGGAATAGACTTCCTGTTGCTGCGCTGGCGATTGGCTGTATGGTGCCCGATTTATATCGTCTCTTTACTTCGAGTAATTCAAATATCACGCATTTATGGTCTTCGCTGATACATCCTGACCTGTGGATCGGACTTATTTTCTGCATGATCTGGTATGGTCTATATCGCCCAGCTATTTACCGTTTCATCGGTATTCAGCATGATTTAAAGATTCACAATATCCTTGCAGCACTAAAATTCATCCTGGTGATGTGTCTGGCAGTCATCATTGGTACAGCCACCCATTTAATCTGGGATGGACTAACGCATGTCGACTTTCGAACTTTTGCCTTTCATAACGTCTTAGCCCAACATTTTCAGTTGCTTGGACAAAGTTATCCGCTGCACCGAATTTTACAGATTGGCACCTCAGTGATTGTCTTGCCTCTTATCCTGTGGATGAGCCTGCATTACTATAAAACTCATCAGCAATATCTTGCAGTCAGTGTGAAAATCAAATCCTTTGCCTGGGGCTTATTGCTCTTTTCTATATTTACCGGCCTATTTTCTGTCTGGGATTATGCGCGCTATATTTCTACGGAAGTCTGGCAATCAGACCTCTATTATTTTACTGGTCGCTCGATCAATGAATTTAGCCAAGGCTTTCTGATCACCTTCAGTCTGGGCTGTTTACTGTTTTTATTTTTAGACAGAGAGCACAGGATGGATTAA
- a CDS encoding phosphate-starvation-inducible protein PsiE: MSKSRPKIEKFEALLDRLGNLAVESFHYIALFIIGCMVIWSAGHTVIDILTVKQFATIDDILLLFIYLELGAMVGIYFKTNHMPVRFLIYIAITALTRLLIADIQHTHKASMDLVIITGSILILAFAILVVRYASWTYPSVIRDKHSEKPLPLGKTPRPEDDELA; the protein is encoded by the coding sequence ATGTCTAAATCACGTCCAAAAATTGAAAAATTTGAAGCCCTCCTCGACCGTCTTGGTAATCTTGCTGTAGAAAGCTTTCATTATATTGCGCTGTTTATTATTGGCTGTATGGTGATCTGGTCCGCCGGCCATACCGTCATTGACATTCTGACCGTCAAACAGTTCGCCACCATTGATGACATTCTTTTATTGTTTATCTATCTGGAACTGGGTGCCATGGTTGGTATCTACTTTAAAACCAACCATATGCCAGTACGTTTCCTGATTTATATTGCGATTACTGCATTGACCCGTTTGCTGATTGCAGATATTCAACACACGCATAAAGCCAGCATGGATCTGGTGATTATTACCGGTTCGATTCTGATTTTGGCCTTTGCGATATTAGTGGTGCGCTATGCCTCATGGACCTATCCATCCGTGATCCGTGACAAACATAGTGAAAAGCCACTACCACTCGGCAAAACACCGCGCCCAGAAGATGATGAATTGGCATAG
- the aspS gene encoding aspartate--tRNA ligase, with product MMRTHYCGSLTEAQIDQTVTLCGWVHRRRDHGGVIFLDMRDRDGLVQVVIDPDTPEAFATADKVRSEFVLKITGRVRRRYEGTENANMVSGQIEVLGKEIEVLAQSETPPFPLNDENTNISEEIRLKYRFLDIRRPEMLDRLRFRSKLTNLIRNYFEDNGFLDVETPILTRATPEGARDYLVPSRVSNGSFYALPQSPQLFKQLLMVGGIDRYYQIAKCFRDEDLRADRQPEFTQIDVETSFMSDDDIMDLMETLTVKMFKELLNVEFDKFPRMTYNDAMRDYASDKPDMRIPLKLVDVADLMQDVEFKVFAGPAKDPKGRIVALRVPGAGSLPRSAIDEYTKFVGIYGARGLAYIKVNELEKGIEGLQSPIVKFIEPIVLDLLKRVGAENGDIVFFGADKAKVVNDAMGALRVKIGHDMKLATCEWAPLWVVDFPMFEETDDGKWTSVHHPFTLPKSSVEEVKNNPGAALSVAYDMVLNGTEIGGGSLRIHNLEMQKAIFEALGIGEEEAEEKFSFLLNALRYGAPPHGGLAFGLDRLVMLMTGGASIRDVIAFPKTKTAECPLTQAPAPVESNQLRDLGIRLREKPKAESQE from the coding sequence ATGATGCGAACTCATTACTGCGGTTCTTTAACCGAAGCTCAAATTGACCAAACCGTAACATTATGCGGTTGGGTACACCGTCGCCGTGACCACGGTGGTGTAATCTTCCTTGACATGCGTGACCGTGATGGTCTTGTTCAAGTGGTTATTGACCCAGATACTCCTGAAGCATTCGCAACTGCTGATAAAGTACGTTCAGAATTTGTATTAAAAATTACAGGCCGTGTGCGTCGCCGTTATGAAGGCACAGAAAATGCCAATATGGTGAGCGGTCAAATCGAAGTCTTGGGTAAAGAAATTGAAGTTCTTGCTCAGTCTGAAACTCCGCCATTCCCTTTGAATGACGAAAACACCAATATTTCTGAAGAAATTCGTTTGAAATACCGTTTCCTGGACATCCGTCGTCCAGAAATGCTAGATCGTTTACGTTTTCGTTCTAAATTAACCAACCTGATTCGTAACTACTTCGAAGACAATGGCTTCCTAGACGTTGAAACTCCGATCTTAACTCGTGCAACGCCTGAAGGTGCGCGTGACTATTTAGTGCCAAGCCGCGTATCTAACGGTAGCTTCTACGCACTTCCACAATCGCCACAGCTATTCAAACAGTTGTTGATGGTCGGCGGTATTGATCGTTACTACCAAATCGCGAAATGTTTCCGTGATGAAGACTTACGTGCTGACCGTCAGCCTGAATTCACCCAAATCGACGTTGAAACATCGTTCATGAGTGACGATGACATTATGGATTTAATGGAAACTTTAACCGTGAAGATGTTCAAAGAACTTCTAAACGTAGAGTTTGATAAATTCCCACGCATGACCTACAACGATGCAATGCGTGACTATGCATCTGACAAACCAGATATGCGTATTCCGTTGAAACTGGTTGACGTTGCAGACTTGATGCAAGACGTTGAGTTCAAAGTATTCGCAGGTCCTGCTAAAGATCCTAAAGGTCGTATCGTTGCGCTTCGCGTACCGGGTGCGGGTTCACTGCCACGTAGCGCGATTGATGAATACACCAAATTTGTAGGCATCTACGGTGCACGCGGTTTGGCTTACATCAAAGTCAACGAACTTGAAAAAGGCATCGAAGGTCTTCAATCTCCAATCGTGAAATTCATCGAGCCAATCGTACTTGATCTATTGAAACGTGTTGGCGCTGAAAATGGCGACATCGTATTCTTCGGTGCAGACAAAGCCAAAGTTGTAAACGATGCCATGGGTGCGCTTCGTGTGAAGATCGGTCATGATATGAAACTTGCAACTTGTGAGTGGGCACCACTTTGGGTTGTTGATTTCCCAATGTTCGAAGAAACTGATGATGGTAAATGGACCTCTGTTCACCATCCATTCACGCTACCAAAATCAAGCGTAGAAGAAGTGAAGAACAATCCAGGTGCTGCGTTGTCTGTTGCTTACGATATGGTTTTGAACGGTACTGAAATCGGTGGTGGTTCACTGCGTATTCACAATCTTGAAATGCAAAAAGCGATCTTTGAAGCACTTGGTATTGGTGAAGAAGAAGCAGAAGAGAAATTCAGTTTCTTGTTAAATGCATTACGTTATGGCGCGCCTCCGCATGGTGGTTTGGCATTTGGTCTTGACCGTCTTGTGATGCTCATGACTGGCGGTGCTTCGATTCGTGATGTCATCGCATTCCCGAAAACCAAGACTGCTGAATGTCCATTAACGCAAGCACCTGCTCCAGTTGAATCAAATCAACTGCGTGACCTGGGTATTCGCTTACGTGAAAAACCAAAAGCTGAATCTCAAGAATAA
- a CDS encoding capsular polysaccharide synthesis protein: protein MVNPKKEFHLDSNNISKVFSSKEPFHSLISTIRKKYPWRLFYYLIPKYFRKRIDKEANKRNKNHIAKCFNSFIDAYDKALLSFFDLKPQKDLVGKKIIWQYWGQGFEENALPIIVKKCCQSIDEFKQDYTIIRLDENNISEYINFPDFVWEKKKNEEYKHAFFADLIRLALLDVYGGIWMDATILLTGPIPDEIKNSNLFMYQRTKDATNQEFWNNFNQDYFCWDSDSKVNILNSFIVAKPKQANLHKCLDLLLNFWKTQNTIPHYFFFQIMFNELTLRDKFQLLPILDDTLPHLYQVYSSQGKDLKLATQNNHIHKMNRRSLRMD, encoded by the coding sequence ATGGTAAACCCAAAAAAAGAATTTCATTTAGACTCAAACAATATATCAAAAGTTTTTTCATCTAAAGAACCCTTTCACTCTCTCATTTCAACCATCCGTAAAAAATATCCATGGCGTCTATTTTATTATCTAATCCCCAAATATTTCCGTAAAAGAATTGATAAAGAAGCTAATAAGCGTAATAAAAATCATATTGCCAAGTGTTTTAACTCCTTTATTGATGCTTATGACAAAGCACTCTTAAGTTTTTTTGATCTAAAACCCCAAAAAGACTTAGTAGGTAAAAAAATCATTTGGCAATATTGGGGTCAAGGATTTGAAGAAAATGCTTTACCAATTATAGTAAAGAAATGTTGTCAATCTATTGATGAGTTTAAACAAGACTATACTATCATCCGTCTTGATGAAAACAATATCTCGGAATATATTAATTTTCCTGATTTTGTCTGGGAAAAGAAAAAGAATGAAGAATATAAGCATGCCTTTTTTGCTGACCTTATTCGTTTAGCATTACTTGATGTTTATGGTGGAATCTGGATGGATGCTACTATTTTACTTACAGGCCCAATTCCAGATGAAATAAAAAATAGTAATTTATTTATGTACCAAAGGACTAAAGATGCTACCAATCAAGAGTTTTGGAATAATTTTAATCAAGATTATTTTTGCTGGGACTCAGATTCAAAAGTAAATATATTAAATAGTTTTATAGTTGCAAAACCTAAACAAGCAAACCTACACAAATGTTTAGATCTTTTACTCAATTTTTGGAAAACTCAAAATACAATTCCACATTATTTCTTTTTTCAAATTATGTTCAATGAATTAACATTAAGGGATAAATTCCAATTATTACCTATATTAGATGATACCTTACCACATCTGTATCAAGTCTATTCTTCCCAAGGAAAAGATTTAAAATTAGCAACTCAGAATAATCATATCCATAAAATGAATCGTCGTTCACTGAGAATGGATTAA